From one Magnetofaba australis IT-1 genomic stretch:
- a CDS encoding aspartate-semialdehyde dehydrogenase, which yields MSYSVAVVGATGNVGREMIKILEQRKFPVREIHFLASERSAGERIEFNGHEHVVQNLDEFDFEGVQIGLFSPGASVSKIHAPRAASAGVIVIDNTSYFRMDPDVPLVVPEVNPDAIAEHTKKGIIANPNCSTIQMVHALVPIHQIATIKRIVVSTYQAVSGAGKAAMDELFEQTRSRYMTGEDVPPNKFSKPIAFNVIPQIDVFLENGYTKEEMKMVNETKKILDPNIAVTATCVRVPVFNGHAESVTIETEKPITPEMAREALSKAPGIKVVDDPSAMEFITPAECSGEDPTYVSRIRADESVTHGLNMWVVADNLRKGAALNTIQIAEKLIEQGHIK from the coding sequence ATGAGTTATTCCGTCGCCGTGGTTGGCGCCACCGGCAATGTTGGCCGGGAGATGATCAAAATTCTCGAGCAGCGCAAGTTCCCGGTGCGCGAAATCCATTTCCTCGCTTCCGAACGCTCTGCGGGCGAACGTATCGAATTCAACGGCCATGAACATGTGGTGCAGAATCTCGACGAGTTCGATTTCGAAGGGGTGCAGATCGGTCTGTTCTCGCCGGGCGCCTCAGTGTCGAAAATTCACGCCCCTCGCGCCGCCAGCGCCGGGGTGATTGTGATCGACAACACCTCCTACTTCCGCATGGATCCCGACGTGCCGTTGGTGGTGCCTGAGGTCAACCCCGACGCCATTGCCGAGCATACCAAAAAGGGCATTATCGCCAACCCCAACTGCTCCACCATTCAGATGGTGCACGCCCTTGTGCCGATTCATCAGATCGCCACCATTAAGCGGATTGTGGTCTCCACCTATCAGGCGGTCTCTGGCGCTGGCAAAGCGGCTATGGATGAGCTGTTTGAGCAGACCCGTTCCCGCTACATGACCGGTGAAGATGTGCCGCCCAACAAGTTTTCCAAACCCATCGCGTTTAACGTGATTCCGCAAATCGATGTGTTTTTGGAAAATGGCTACACCAAGGAAGAGATGAAGATGGTCAATGAGACCAAGAAGATTCTCGATCCCAACATCGCCGTGACCGCCACCTGCGTGCGCGTGCCGGTGTTCAACGGTCATGCGGAGTCGGTTACAATCGAGACCGAAAAGCCCATCACCCCGGAGATGGCGCGTGAAGCGCTCTCCAAGGCGCCGGGCATCAAAGTGGTGGACGATCCCAGCGCCATGGAATTCATCACCCCAGCGGAGTGCTCAGGCGAAGATCCGACCTACGTGTCGCGCATTCGCGCCGATGAGAGCGTCACGCATGGATTGAACATGTGGGTGGTGGCCGATAATCTGCGCAAAGGCGCTGCGCTCAACACCATTCAGATTGCAGAAAAGCTCATCGAGCAGGGCCATATCAAATAA
- a CDS encoding CopD family protein encodes MTSLHAVALILHLMAAMVWVGGMFFAHFMARPAGEAVLNSPERIQMMAAIFQRFFRWVWGAIMILPATGLWLIFQQFGGWGGASWPHHAMTALGCIMIGLYAYMYFGPYNEFKRMIKECLFPEAGIYMRSIRKIVTINLTLGLSVATLAALGRYY; translated from the coding sequence ATGACATCACTACACGCAGTCGCGCTGATTTTGCATCTTATGGCTGCCATGGTTTGGGTTGGCGGGATGTTTTTTGCGCACTTTATGGCGCGCCCTGCCGGTGAAGCAGTGTTGAATTCGCCCGAGCGGATTCAGATGATGGCGGCGATTTTCCAACGGTTTTTCCGTTGGGTCTGGGGCGCCATCATGATTCTACCCGCTACGGGTTTGTGGTTGATCTTCCAGCAGTTTGGCGGATGGGGCGGCGCGAGCTGGCCACACCACGCCATGACTGCGCTGGGCTGTATCATGATTGGCCTTTATGCTTACATGTATTTTGGGCCTTATAATGAATTCAAGCGCATGATCAAAGAGTGCTTATTCCCGGAAGCTGGGATCTATATGCGCTCTATTCGCAAAATTGTGACGATCAATCTGACTTTGGGATTGAGTGTTGCAACGCTGGCTGCTCTGGGTCGCTACTACTGA